In one window of Gemmatimonadota bacterium DNA:
- a CDS encoding DNA-3-methyladenine glycosylase: protein MQAGQRAASLPVSFFRRDASIVARELLGAVLVVGAGGRRASGRIVEVEAYLGAEDPASHAYGFRRHRQNAAIYGPPGTWYVYRSYGLHWCANLVTGPPGQGAAVLLRALEPLEGLALMRRRRGGVPDRLLCAGPGRLCAALGITRVLDGARRHPSTAVVLRGEAAGAEVVASLRIGISRARNWPLRFTLQGSPWLSRPVP from the coding sequence ATGCAGGCGGGACAACGGGCAGCCTCGCTGCCCGTTTCCTTTTTCCGGCGGGATGCCAGCATCGTGGCCCGCGAGCTGCTCGGGGCCGTCCTCGTCGTGGGCGCGGGCGGTCGCCGGGCGAGCGGGCGAATCGTGGAGGTCGAGGCGTACCTCGGCGCCGAGGATCCGGCCTCGCACGCCTACGGGTTCCGGCGCCACCGGCAGAACGCCGCGATCTACGGGCCGCCGGGGACCTGGTACGTGTACCGGAGCTACGGGCTGCACTGGTGCGCCAACCTGGTCACCGGTCCGCCCGGCCAGGGTGCCGCCGTGCTGCTCCGGGCCCTGGAGCCGCTGGAAGGACTGGCACTCATGCGGCGCCGTCGCGGTGGGGTGCCCGACCGATTACTCTGCGCCGGGCCCGGTCGGCTGTGCGCAGCGCTGGGCATCACCCGAGTCCTCGATGGCGCCCGGCGCCACCCGTCCACCGCCGTGGTACTGCGCGGCGAAGCGGCAGGCGCGGAGGTGGTGGCATCGCTGCGGATCGGGATTTCGCGGGCGCGCAACTGGCCCCTGCGATTTACCCTCCAGGGCTCGCCCTGGCTCTCACGACCGGTGCCCTGA